In the Muricauda sp. MAR_2010_75 genome, one interval contains:
- a CDS encoding two-component regulator propeller domain-containing protein: protein MASFCAVPIAMAQSRAHPVRLYTKETGFNFGFRKIVGDNNNFIWLLNDWSFNERTVQRFDGEHLDTYFEGVDVHSLISDAQGTIWVSGDEGVFFFDTSVNGFVEVGIQEGADLDKLLLAPPTGTPYYVSKNGLYRYREEQRSFVCQKNIFQDTGQVPTIGQERISLYGDMVFYGVSDTVWRHSLRKGKKAHRHFPQIRNVIALSGEEVIVSTWETKSWLYNFSSGEKKRLVLPDGNQSFFVMDAAPAGNDLYYLASLDGLFLLDGRAGTIRPVPLELQGEAFPQQRYQALYRAPDGNIWAGTESSLLYFNDTPYQIHFLNGRTGTFSGDVRSFLEDERGNLWLATINGLTYWDLDDNTFVTMPAVEGAKDRLNHPSIRGLARDGPDIIIGQTNKGLWYYNPGTKVFHRPVFEDSEIGEKLRQKTERAFFNQIITLKNGNHVAVAENGAYHIEKGSRKVKEIDFPGAGDNVRFAYEDSFGNIFIGTFNGLYCLDASHNLKFHIVEGFENTKLLSMLEHGGGYYLGTVKGVYFFSVKNNLPLLEKTIPELSDHGINSLFGDRDGQLWLVSYSELHSYDHKGKMLTTFGHADNVHGGFFNRNSYLTTRSGQVFIGGTNGINHFFPEKVDYTAPVLRPIIQNVRIPEQGTVIKTVDSSFSLKYPYRNVEIDFTTAYYGMPENLEYRYRLTKDGPWFHLGNQKRLFLWNLPPDKYRFQVAASSMKDEWHTSKDVVTFTIVPPFWQRWWFIAALILLAGILFYKFITSNQEKLRIEKMLNVFATSLYGQHTVDDILWDTARNCVQNLGFVDAIVYLVDRERKVLVQKAAFGIKNPYGKKIINIMEIPIGEGIVGSVAKTGRPERIADTEKDPRYIPDSEKALSEITVPIWIDGKVFAILDSEHPEKNFYKFYHLDLLEKIADICSERISKYLIEEELRGKMARDLHDEMGSTLTSIQIISKMASQDTKDSPSFQKQFDQIHRRTSGIMEKMGDLVWVVNPANDSLDQVIYRIKEYAADVTEPTGMRLDIAEANNAENIKMDPEQRKNIYLIAKETLNNAVRHSGASNITITFEENGNIIGMCIKDNGKGYDPNTARTGNGLRNISTRAQEIKGNLKIETGNGNGVSVCLTLPITKVFPDRSPKTDDHGR, encoded by the coding sequence ATGGCAAGTTTTTGTGCCGTGCCCATTGCCATGGCGCAGTCCAGGGCACACCCCGTTCGGCTCTACACCAAAGAGACAGGGTTCAATTTTGGTTTCAGGAAAATTGTTGGCGACAACAATAATTTTATATGGCTGTTGAATGATTGGTCGTTCAATGAACGAACGGTACAACGGTTTGACGGGGAACATCTGGATACGTACTTTGAGGGGGTCGATGTGCATTCACTCATCAGTGATGCCCAGGGAACCATCTGGGTGTCGGGGGACGAAGGCGTGTTCTTCTTTGACACATCCGTCAATGGATTTGTTGAAGTTGGGATCCAAGAAGGCGCGGACCTCGATAAATTGCTGTTGGCACCCCCTACGGGGACACCCTATTATGTGAGCAAAAATGGCCTATACCGCTACAGGGAGGAACAAAGATCTTTTGTTTGTCAAAAGAATATTTTCCAAGACACAGGCCAAGTTCCCACCATTGGGCAGGAACGCATTTCCCTCTATGGCGATATGGTCTTTTATGGTGTGTCCGACACGGTATGGAGACATTCCCTGCGGAAGGGAAAAAAGGCCCATCGGCATTTCCCCCAGATACGGAACGTCATCGCACTCTCCGGGGAGGAGGTCATTGTAAGCACCTGGGAAACAAAGTCATGGCTCTATAATTTCTCCTCTGGCGAGAAGAAGCGGCTTGTGCTGCCCGATGGCAACCAGTCTTTTTTTGTGATGGATGCTGCCCCTGCAGGAAACGATCTGTACTATCTGGCTTCCCTTGATGGGTTGTTCTTGTTGGATGGACGTGCAGGGACCATAAGGCCCGTGCCGCTCGAACTGCAGGGAGAGGCATTCCCGCAGCAACGCTACCAGGCCCTGTACAGGGCACCGGACGGCAACATTTGGGCGGGAACCGAGAGCAGCCTACTGTACTTCAACGACACCCCGTACCAAATACATTTTCTCAACGGCCGGACAGGCACTTTTTCCGGTGATGTGCGCAGTTTTCTAGAAGATGAAAGGGGCAATCTGTGGCTGGCCACCATCAATGGACTTACATATTGGGATTTGGACGACAATACCTTTGTCACCATGCCTGCCGTGGAAGGTGCCAAGGACCGATTGAACCATCCTTCCATTAGGGGACTTGCCCGGGATGGTCCCGATATCATCATCGGTCAGACCAATAAAGGGCTGTGGTACTACAATCCCGGGACCAAGGTGTTCCATAGACCGGTGTTCGAGGATTCGGAAATAGGGGAAAAATTACGTCAAAAGACCGAACGGGCCTTCTTTAACCAAATCATCACCCTGAAAAACGGCAACCATGTGGCCGTGGCCGAAAATGGGGCCTATCATATTGAAAAGGGATCCCGAAAGGTAAAGGAAATTGATTTCCCGGGAGCCGGGGACAATGTGAGGTTCGCCTACGAAGATTCTTTTGGAAATATTTTTATAGGTACTTTCAATGGTCTGTACTGCCTGGATGCATCCCATAACCTTAAATTCCATATCGTCGAGGGGTTCGAAAACACCAAGCTATTGTCCATGTTGGAGCACGGGGGCGGCTATTATCTCGGTACGGTCAAAGGGGTGTACTTTTTTAGTGTCAAGAATAACCTGCCCTTGCTGGAAAAAACAATACCTGAACTTTCGGACCATGGCATCAACTCCCTTTTTGGTGATAGGGACGGACAGCTCTGGCTGGTATCCTATAGTGAACTGCACAGTTACGATCACAAAGGAAAAATGCTGACCACTTTTGGACATGCCGATAATGTCCACGGCGGTTTTTTTAACCGCAACAGCTACTTAACGACCCGTTCGGGCCAGGTTTTCATAGGGGGCACGAACGGCATCAATCACTTTTTTCCGGAAAAGGTAGATTATACCGCTCCAGTGCTCAGGCCCATTATCCAGAACGTGAGGATTCCAGAACAAGGGACAGTTATCAAAACGGTTGACAGTTCCTTCAGCTTGAAATACCCCTACAGAAACGTGGAAATCGATTTTACGACCGCTTATTATGGCATGCCTGAAAACCTTGAGTACAGATATCGGCTAACAAAAGATGGTCCTTGGTTCCATCTTGGAAATCAAAAACGATTGTTCCTTTGGAATTTGCCCCCTGACAAGTACCGATTTCAGGTGGCTGCCTCCTCAATGAAAGACGAATGGCACACTTCAAAAGATGTTGTTACTTTCACCATTGTCCCACCCTTTTGGCAAAGATGGTGGTTTATTGCCGCACTCATCCTTTTGGCAGGTATCCTTTTCTATAAGTTCATTACTTCCAACCAAGAAAAATTGCGGATTGAAAAAATGCTGAACGTTTTTGCAACTTCGTTATATGGACAGCATACCGTGGATGACATTTTATGGGATACCGCCCGAAACTGTGTACAGAACCTGGGCTTTGTCGATGCCATCGTATATCTGGTGGACCGTGAGCGAAAAGTATTGGTACAGAAAGCGGCTTTTGGGATCAAAAACCCCTACGGAAAAAAAATAATCAACATTATGGAAATCCCTATAGGGGAAGGAATCGTGGGCAGTGTGGCAAAAACCGGGAGACCGGAACGCATCGCGGATACCGAAAAGGACCCACGGTATATCCCGGACAGTGAAAAGGCACTTTCGGAAATTACCGTACCCATTTGGATCGACGGAAAGGTGTTTGCCATATTGGATTCCGAACATCCTGAAAAGAACTTCTATAAGTTCTATCACTTGGATCTGCTCGAAAAAATAGCGGATATCTGCTCTGAAAGGATATCAAAATACCTGATCGAAGAAGAATTACGGGGCAAAATGGCGCGTGACCTCCATGATGAGATGGGTTCCACCCTTACCAGTATTCAGATCATCAGCAAAATGGCAAGCCAGGACACCAAGGACAGCCCCAGTTTCCAAAAACAGTTCGACCAAATACACAGGCGCACTTCCGGCATCATGGAAAAAATGGGCGACCTGGTATGGGTGGTCAATCCGGCAAACGACAGTTTGGACCAGGTGATCTATCGGATAAAGGAGTATGCCGCCGATGTGACGGAACCCACAGGAATGCGATTGGACATTGCCGAGGCCAACAATGCCGAAAACATAAAGATGGATCCCGAACAGCGCAAGAACATCTATTTGATAGCCAAGGAAACATTGAACAATGCGGTGAGACACAGCGGGGCATCCAACATAACGATCACCTTCGAGGAGAATGGAAACATCATAGGAATGTGCATCAAGGACAATGGGAAAGGCTATGACCCCAATACTGCCAGAACGGGCAACGGCCTAAGGAACATCTCGACCCGTGCGCAAGAAATAAAGGGAAACCTGAAAATAGAGACAGGAAACGGCAATGGTGTCAGTGTCTGTTTGACATTGCCCATTACAAAAGTGTTTCCCGACCGATCACCAAAAACCGACGATCATGGGCGTTGA
- a CDS encoding DDE-type integrase/transposase/recombinase translates to MAKGDPPVMRMEHKAGDKLFIDFTGKKLTIVDRDTGELKELEVFVCILGSSQYTYVEACASQKLEDFIRCTENALWFYRGVPRALVPDNLKSAVPKSSRYEPKVNEVFADFAEHYETAVLPTRTYRPRDTHGCFLWKGRKKKDSQSSLNLLMLLFKII, encoded by the coding sequence ATGGCAAAAGGAGACCCCCCCGTGATGCGGATGGAGCACAAGGCCGGCGACAAGCTTTTCATCGATTTTACGGGCAAGAAGCTCACCATTGTCGACAGGGACACCGGGGAGCTCAAGGAACTGGAAGTGTTCGTCTGCATATTGGGCAGCAGCCAGTATACCTACGTGGAGGCCTGTGCCAGCCAGAAGCTCGAGGACTTCATCCGCTGCACCGAGAATGCACTGTGGTTCTACCGCGGAGTGCCGAGGGCGCTGGTGCCCGACAACCTTAAGTCGGCCGTTCCCAAGAGCAGCCGCTATGAACCAAAGGTCAACGAGGTGTTCGCCGACTTTGCCGAGCACTACGAAACGGCGGTCCTTCCCACACGAACCTATAGGCCAAGGGACACCCATGGGTGCTTTTTGTGGAAAGGGAGAAAGAAGAAAGATTCGCAAAGTTCTTTGAATTTACTTATGCTCCTTTTTAAAATCATATAA
- a CDS encoding helix-turn-helix domain-containing protein: MANKQIDMRKIKRIFKLHTSGVSKRRISQQLGISRNTVAKYIDFFKCYRLTAYEVEKMTLEELHGLFKADQRPKSPKLVELQRYFPYFDKEIRKTGVTRQLLWEEYYAKHPDGFKLSQFKYWYAEWQKETPP, encoded by the coding sequence ATGGCGAACAAGCAGATAGACATGCGAAAAATAAAACGGATATTCAAGCTCCACACCTCAGGTGTGAGCAAACGGCGGATAAGCCAGCAGTTGGGCATCTCCCGCAACACGGTGGCCAAGTACATCGATTTCTTCAAGTGTTACCGCCTGACGGCCTATGAGGTGGAGAAGATGACCCTGGAGGAACTGCACGGCCTCTTCAAGGCCGACCAAAGGCCAAAGAGCCCAAAACTGGTGGAGCTCCAGCGTTACTTTCCCTACTTTGACAAGGAAATACGGAAGACCGGGGTGACCCGACAGTTGCTCTGGGAGGAATATTATGCCAAGCATCCCGATGGCTTCAAGCTCTCACAGTTCAAGTACTGGTACGCCGAATGGCAAAAGGAGACCCCCCCGTGA
- a CDS encoding serine hydrolase: MEKWYATFSYGRTIPCHCMVSVCKALINSMNYLSLVYLTINKPIGGNKMLTNGPFKTTAICLITIILCTCQPDKDRGKDNTPEYMHTLTGKIDSIGHAFIDQYKTMGLSIAVAKQGETIYSNGFGFIDSTKTKVVTHDNIFLLASVSKLLCATMVMKLVEENKLSLETSLDKLLPDFPNKEQAKRIKLKQLLDHTAGLKDYASVLDSVYRASGIAPTLKDHYAFFQDRSLDFGPSTHFNYSNSGYVLMAEIIERVTGNTFEAELDRIINMPTGLNFKLIKDRITDPKLTSVFELEGSKFNFRSHWTWIKGDGGLTSTAEELARFPFSWSDGTIISRESFHKMCVPTRLKDGISTGYGIGVRTGKFEGEPVVGHTGGNKTGLAALLYFPEKGTSVVVFVNTDNTNTDALYIAGYVALEVLGKSFPDLRKMEVKMEDLSRFTGDYQATDSYTYGPGKMSIVKYENDPNLYRKRTNSNYKGQKLYYLGNNEFGYETHPMDRIVFQMDDIGNVIAYNDFWNGLKKGGLYRKQE, translated from the coding sequence ATGGAAAAATGGTACGCCACATTTTCTTACGGACGGACAATACCCTGCCATTGCATGGTCAGTGTTTGTAAAGCATTGATCAACAGCATGAATTATTTGAGTTTGGTGTATCTTACGATAAATAAACCAATAGGGGGCAATAAAATGTTGACCAATGGCCCATTTAAAACAACGGCTATCTGCCTGATCACGATCATCCTTTGTACCTGCCAACCGGATAAAGATCGTGGCAAAGATAACACCCCGGAATACATGCATACATTGACGGGCAAGATCGATTCTATAGGACATGCCTTCATCGACCAGTACAAAACAATGGGCTTGTCGATAGCTGTGGCAAAACAGGGTGAAACCATTTACAGCAACGGGTTTGGATTCATTGATTCTACCAAAACAAAGGTGGTAACGCACGATAACATTTTCTTGTTGGCATCCGTTTCAAAGTTGCTCTGTGCAACGATGGTGATGAAACTGGTGGAGGAAAACAAACTGTCCTTGGAAACTTCCTTGGATAAACTTTTGCCCGACTTCCCCAATAAAGAACAGGCAAAAAGGATCAAGCTCAAACAACTGCTCGACCATACGGCCGGATTAAAGGACTATGCCAGTGTTCTTGACAGTGTGTATAGGGCATCGGGCATAGCCCCCACCCTTAAGGATCATTATGCCTTTTTTCAGGACCGTTCCCTCGACTTCGGGCCATCCACCCATTTTAACTACTCCAATTCCGGGTATGTACTGATGGCAGAGATCATTGAAAGGGTGACAGGCAACACCTTTGAAGCGGAACTCGACCGGATCATCAATATGCCTACTGGACTCAATTTCAAATTGATAAAGGATAGGATAACGGACCCAAAGTTGACCTCCGTGTTTGAACTTGAAGGTTCAAAATTCAACTTTCGATCCCATTGGACGTGGATAAAAGGTGATGGTGGACTCACTTCAACCGCTGAAGAACTGGCCCGTTTTCCTTTTTCCTGGTCCGACGGGACCATCATCTCTCGGGAATCATTTCACAAAATGTGTGTTCCCACGAGGTTGAAGGACGGTATTTCAACTGGCTATGGCATTGGAGTGAGAACAGGGAAGTTTGAGGGAGAACCCGTGGTGGGGCACACAGGTGGCAACAAGACCGGATTGGCGGCTTTGCTGTACTTCCCTGAAAAAGGGACCAGTGTTGTTGTTTTTGTAAACACCGACAATACAAACACAGATGCACTGTACATTGCAGGGTACGTTGCTTTGGAAGTCCTTGGCAAATCGTTTCCGGATCTAAGGAAAATGGAAGTCAAAATGGAAGACCTGTCCCGGTTCACGGGGGATTATCAAGCCACGGACAGTTATACTTATGGCCCGGGCAAGATGTCTATCGTGAAATACGAAAACGATCCCAACCTATACCGAAAAAGGACAAACAGCAACTACAAGGGCCAGAAACTTTATTACTTGGGCAACAATGAATTTGGTTACGAAACACATCCTATGGACCGTATTGTATTTCAGATGGATGATATCGGTAACGTAATTGCCTACAACGATTTCTGGAACGGGTTAAAAAAGGGAGGTCTGTACCGAAAGCAAGAATGA
- a CDS encoding fibronectin type III domain-containing protein, with protein MMIPRKCTPLFFTVSLLISCSGDDKGNGPDPTQVPTVPTGLSAEPGDERATLSWNANTETTLSHYNIYQGSSADELVKVDEENDTSYEAHNLTNGTTYYFAIDAETTNGDVSGLTATVSAVPVSASATVYVAGHEGNGANQVAKLWVNGIPQILSEIPNDTYALSVFVAGENVYVAGRESTAGVNSKATLWVNGSPQYLTDGSTPSSANSVFVDDGNVYVAGFEVNSENISVAMLWKNGEPHPLTNGQDAAMAFSVFVDGNKVYVAGSENKDYPVGSENEGTSYPEAKLWEMAPNGAIQAETLSTDFSVAYSVFVDNGDVYIAGYRQAEIGTDFLARLWKNGVGQAFLNQQDNGVGRAVSVDGGDIYVAGNENLPGTYMEAKLWKSNTVHFSSENLISSGSSSSEAFSVFVDNGDVYVAGRANATKATLWKNGTPHFLTDGQYPAIAWSVFVKH; from the coding sequence ATGATGATTCCACGAAAATGCACCCCCTTGTTTTTTACAGTGTCCCTACTGATAAGCTGTAGCGGTGACGACAAGGGCAACGGACCCGATCCGACACAGGTGCCCACCGTGCCCACAGGCCTGTCGGCTGAGCCCGGGGACGAACGGGCCACCCTATCTTGGAATGCCAATACGGAGACCACCTTGTCACATTATAACATTTACCAGGGGTCTTCTGCGGATGAACTCGTGAAAGTGGATGAAGAAAACGATACATCCTATGAAGCCCATAACCTGACCAATGGTACCACCTATTATTTTGCCATCGATGCAGAAACCACCAATGGGGACGTTTCGGGGTTAACCGCCACAGTAAGTGCTGTTCCGGTATCCGCATCGGCAACGGTATATGTTGCGGGCCATGAAGGCAACGGGGCAAACCAAGTGGCAAAACTGTGGGTAAACGGAATACCACAAATCCTTTCGGAAATCCCGAACGACACCTACGCACTTTCAGTTTTTGTAGCTGGTGAGAATGTATATGTGGCGGGACGGGAAAGTACCGCGGGAGTGAACAGTAAGGCCACGCTATGGGTCAACGGTTCGCCACAATACCTTACGGATGGTTCGACCCCTTCCAGTGCGAATTCTGTCTTTGTGGATGATGGTAATGTTTATGTAGCAGGCTTTGAGGTAAACAGTGAAAATATATCTGTTGCCATGTTATGGAAAAATGGTGAACCACACCCACTTACCAATGGGCAAGATGCAGCAATGGCTTTTTCGGTATTTGTCGATGGCAATAAGGTTTATGTTGCAGGATCTGAAAACAAAGACTATCCGGTCGGTTCCGAAAACGAGGGGACTTCATACCCCGAAGCCAAGTTATGGGAAATGGCACCGAACGGAGCGATACAGGCCGAAACCCTAAGTACGGATTTTAGTGTGGCCTATTCGGTATTTGTGGATAATGGCGATGTGTATATCGCTGGGTACAGGCAGGCTGAAATTGGCACAGATTTTTTGGCCAGGCTATGGAAAAATGGTGTGGGACAAGCCTTTTTGAACCAACAGGACAATGGTGTGGGAAGAGCGGTATCTGTGGATGGTGGCGACATCTATGTGGCCGGGAACGAAAACCTTCCCGGAACGTATATGGAGGCAAAGCTGTGGAAAAGCAATACCGTACATTTTTCATCGGAAAACCTTATAAGTAGTGGCTCCAGCAGTTCCGAGGCATTTTCCGTGTTTGTGGACAATGGCGATGTATATGTAGCAGGAAGGGCAAACGCAACCAAGGCCACCCTATGGAAAAATGGTACGCCACATTTTCTTACGGACGGACAATACCCTGCCATTGCATGGTCAGTGTTTGTAAAGCATTGA
- a CDS encoding response regulator transcription factor → MGVDVLMYEDNDNLRESLVGLLSREKGFSVVGDFPLCDGIEADMEKLRPDVVLMDIDLPGLNGIEAVKKIRTFNLNVKILMITVFDDSPRVYQALHAGANGYLLKKHISERLVTAIQDVMEGGAPMSPAIARLIIGDITKKGIQKTAGDYNLSPREIDVLVSLSKGNSYKMVADHLCISLETVRSHIKKVYDKLHVRSQGEAIGKALREGLID, encoded by the coding sequence ATGGGCGTTGACGTTTTAATGTACGAGGATAACGATAACCTACGGGAAAGCCTTGTAGGGCTTTTGTCCCGGGAAAAAGGATTTTCCGTTGTCGGGGACTTTCCCTTGTGCGACGGCATTGAGGCCGATATGGAAAAACTAAGGCCCGATGTCGTGCTGATGGACATCGATCTGCCCGGCCTCAATGGCATAGAGGCAGTAAAAAAAATACGGACGTTCAACTTGAATGTGAAAATCCTCATGATAACGGTTTTTGATGACAGCCCCCGTGTTTATCAGGCCCTGCACGCCGGGGCCAACGGTTATCTGCTCAAAAAGCATATATCGGAACGCTTGGTCACGGCCATCCAGGATGTTATGGAGGGCGGTGCCCCCATGAGCCCGGCCATAGCGAGATTGATCATCGGCGACATTACCAAAAAGGGGATCCAAAAAACAGCAGGGGACTATAATCTCTCCCCAAGGGAAATCGACGTCCTGGTATCACTTTCCAAAGGGAACAGCTATAAAATGGTGGCCGACCATCTTTGCATAAGCTTGGAGACGGTTCGTTCCCACATTAAAAAAGTGTACGACAAACTCCACGTCCGATCCCAGGGCGAGGCCATTGGCAAGGCACTTCGAGAGGGATTGATAGATTAG